Sequence from the Cuculus canorus isolate bCucCan1 chromosome 24, bCucCan1.pri, whole genome shotgun sequence genome:
GGCAGGTTCTGCTTCAGTTTTGAGGCAGACCTCGGCTCCCTCCTGAGGTCCCAGGTGTTGGGAAACCAAGGAGCTTAGCCCTGGAGTGCTGTGTTTGTGCAGGGTCCGAGGGCAGCGCCTTCAAACCAGAGCAAGCCAGTACCCACACCTTGGAGCACAAGCAAACCCACACAGGTCtaccaataaaaagaaaactactcAGATACACAACGTCCTTCCCATTGCACAGGCATCTGAAAGGGTTGTCTACTCTCGTTTTCACCCTACATCAAGGTAACACAGACTCCTTAATGCAAGTCACTGCATGCAGGGCTCTGCCAGCTTCTGCTGTCCTCGCCTCCTTCTAAGCAGCTGCCCCAATAACATTAACCCAGCCGAACACTATTAGCTtgccaaagcaaaacaagagcTCTGCGTGCCTGCTTTGTGAAGGCAGAGCAAAATGTGTACCTGCCACTTACAGTGCgtttttttaatcatctccCTTAATCACAACCTGCATTACCTTCTCTAGTTACTGACTAGGTGGACTTCAGTGCCATCTGTACAGCTGGAATTAATAACTAACACTCATATAACaaacagggaaggaaataaaCTATCACAAGGGAGTACGCATCAAATACTTGATGGTTAAGCATCTGTACACTGCAATTACTGAGACGGAGCAGCAGTGCAAGTCTTGGCCTTCACCAAACAGTatgtaatttcagaaaaatgcagagaaaggagCCCACACATTTTGAAAGGCAAACATACAGGGAAACACCTGAAAGAACAAACCAATATCCATCCTTGCAGGGTAGTTCCATAACAGTCTCTGAAGTCAAGATCTGGAGATAAGGTTATTCTGTGACTTAGGCTTCACAGTCAGGCAGATCTTCTCTTCCAACATCAAAAGATTCTTTGCTGATGGACAATAGTTGACGCAGCTCTTTGTTTTCAAGCTGCAAAATCAATATTTGTGCTGAAATAGAAATGAGCTAATTCACAATTAAAGGATAATCATAGAAATGAGTTAATTCACAATTAAAAGACAAGAATCTTTTAAGTAGCCCCACTCAGCTAAGTAAAACACTCATTTTATGCTATAACCATTGATACAGTAAGAGGGGAACCATgtattttaaagcttattttttgCTTACACACACACTACAAACATCAAGAACTTGAAAGTAAACAGATTGTGTTCTGCATTTCCTGACCCTAACCCCAAATTTTTGATAGTTATAAATCCTTGATAAACATGAAGTCCAGAGTAAGCCTAGAGACTCACAAAGCTTTATCTATCCCCAGCAACTGCATCTGTTCTTACCTCCAACTGAGCTAGTTTCTCCTGAACTTTGAAGAACTGATCATCATCGACTTGAACAGCTTTTCGCATCACCTCTCCCATCTCACATACTCTGTCTATTTGACCTTCAATTTCCTGAAAGACATAAAAGTAATATATTCGATATGTTCatgcaaaagcagcttttttttttttttttttccccaaaaagagcttttgaagcattttagcataacataaaaatgtaagGTTATCACAAAGCACTTTGGGAAGCATAAAATAATGTTATAGGGCGGCGCTTCCCTAAGTGTCAGttgtttttccacttcttcTGAAAGATAAATGTGTCACCAGGGCAGAGGGTTGAGTTCTGAATTCCATTATTCGGAAAATATGTAAACAACTCACAGCATCTAGAAGGGAGCTGGAGGAACGAGAAAGACTTAGATAAGTTAATCTGGGAAGAAAGAatgatgtttttttaataaacataaaGATGGTTATAATAAGAATATAGCTCTTTAAGAGATATTAAAAGGCTGTAACTGTTCTCCAGGTGGTGGGTGTGGAAAAACTCATGGATCTAATCTGAAGTACAGCAGATTTTGCCCAGATACTGCGATCACCGAGAGACATCCCAGCAAAGGCTTCTGCGGAGCCTTTTCAGCTTCACATTTCAGTGCTGTTAAAACTGAGCAAAAGCAGGGCCAGGGAGTGATGTCAGAAGTTTGGTTCAACTGTTACGTCTTGATAAACAGAACAATTCCTGCACCTGAGCACGCACTGAAAGCAAGGCATTGCGGCAGTACTGAACTTGAGCCAAGCCACACAAAACAGAGAACTAATGAGTTGCCATGTATCAGCACAAAAGGTTAGGCTGCCTCCAGTTCCAATTAAAAACCCACAAGATGGGAGATGTCACTATGCTGAACCAGCCTGCTGTTCTCTAGTcacataaaaatgcattttaacaaATGCCTAACTTCACTCAGAAACCTTAAATAGAGAATTAATGTTATTACACCACTATTAGTATCAGTAGCAACTGCTTAGTTTGGAACGCACTGCATCCAGCATGAATGAAGGGACAGTTTTAGGCCACCACACAGAGTATCCAGATTGGAAAACATTTTGGGGTAACAGATTTCTTAAGAGCTGACTATCCCGCAGCTCAGACATTTAGGAGGTTCTTCTCCCTTTGTTGCAATTACTGAACAGGAACAATAATGGCTCTGATGTCTTTGATGTAAGCCTGAGAACCCCACACTAAgcctgaccccccaaaacaccaccCAGTGCAGGACAAACCAGCCGCCTTGGGCTAGGAGTGGGTGATGCTTTCCAGCATCCTGGTAACTGCTGCGGCCTGCCTGCtgtgaaaggaacagaaaaagcacCAGCAGGGAAATACGAGAGTTTCTGGGGCACAGACTTTCCACGAATGGAAACAAAGGTGTCTTGAGAGCGACaggaggcagggagcagagtCACAGAGTCCTCTTCGTCCCTATCCCACCTTACCAAGGAATTTGCCTGATGCACTCGCAGGACTGGTTCTGCGTCTTCACCTTTTCTCccctgcagaagctgcagcatttgctttctgtatttgctCATGATGAGCTCCAGCGCATCCTGGTGCTCCTCCAGTGAgacccacagctctgccaaCACAGCACGGCCCTCGCACCAGTTACAGTGACCTCGGGGTGGGACCCCCGTCGGGCTCCGTACTGGCTGCTCGCCCGCTTCCCGCAGCCACCACCACACCGGGGCACCCAGGGAGGCAACAGAGGCGAACCCGCGGCGCCCCGCACCATCACCgctcccatcccagcacccccacACCCCTCTCGGCACCCCTGCACTCATCCAgcatccccacatccctcttCGCACCCGTgccagcatccctgcaccccactccacacccatcccagcaccctcatgtcccccccagcacccccacaCCCTGCACTCATCCAACATCCCCGCATCCCTTCCCGCACCCGTACCTGCATCTCCGCACCCCGCTCTGCACCCCTGCCAGCACTTCTACACCCCACACTCATACAAGCACCCTCACACCGCTGCCAGCACCTCTGCACCCCgcacccatcccagcaccctcAGACCCCTCCCGGCATCCCCGCATCCGTCCCCGCACTGGTCCCAGCACCCTCACACCCCGCTCAGCATCCCCGCACTCATCCAGCGTCCTCACATCCATCCCCGCACCCCACTCCGCATTCGTTCCAGCACCCTCACAcccctcccagcatccctgcactCATCCAGCATCCCCGCATCCGTCCCCGCACTCGTCCCAGCATCCCCGCACTCCACTCCGCACTGGTCCCAGCATCCTCACACCCCTCCCAGCATCTCCGCATCCGTCCCCGCACCCCTCCCAGCATCCCCGCACTCGTCCCAGCATCCCCGCACTGGTCCCAGCATCTCCGCACCCCTCCCAGCATCTCCGCATCCGTCCCCgcacccctcccagcacccccgCACTCCCCCCACGGCCGCAGCGCCGCCGCTCACCGCGGTTCTCGCGGCGCAGGTCGCGGATCTGCGTGTTCTCCTGGGTCAGGAGCACGGGCGGGCGCGGCTCGTGGCGCTCGGCGGGGCCCTGCGGACACACGGCCGGCGGTCGGTGCGGCGGTTGTTCCCCCCGGCCCCGGCGCCCCCCCCAGCCCGCACCTTCTCCGCGCGCGGAGCTCCCGCCTCGCGCATGGCGGCCACGCGGCGGTGCAGCAGCGCCGACTGGTCGATGAGCGACTCGGCCGCGGTGTCGTGCTCCTTCAGCCGCTCCAGCAGTGTCCGCGCGTCCGTCAGCACCTTCTCGATCGTGCAGGACATGGCGGGGCCCGCCGGAGGGGAGACGGAGCCGCCAGGGGGCGACACCGGCCCCGGGcactcctccctcccctcccaccccgccGGCACCGCCCCCCGGCACGCCCcgccccccccgacccccctTATTCATCCTTACCTTATTCATTCTCACCTTATTCATCCTTACCTTATCCATTCTTACCTTATTCATCCTTTCCTTATCCATTCTTACCTTATTCATTCTCATCTTATTCAGTATTACCTTATTCATCCTTACCTTATCCATTCTTACCTTATTCATTCTCATCTTATTCATTCTTACCTTAATCATTCTTACCTTATTCAGTATTACCTTATTCATTCTCACCTTATCCATTCTTACCTTATTCAGTATTACCTTATTCAGTATTACCTTATTCACTATTACCTTATTCATTATTCTACCTGAGCAGTACTTCTGTACCGGGATCCGCACATCCCGGTACAGAGCAAAGCAAGCAGCTGCCTTTGGTGTATTTTCATCAGACTCAGATTAATTAGTAAAGTAGGAGATGTATTTTGCAAATTTGGGGAATGTCACGCTGCTTTATAGACGATTGAGTGGAATGAAAGACCTCACCCACGCCTTGTAGTACCTTCTGGTCTgtccttatttttcttgctaGAGAGTACTAAAAAGTTAAGACAGCTTGTTATCGTAATTCCTTTTTCATCATGAGTGATTCAAGAACATTTGGAAAACTGGCAAATATTATTGTGCTTCCCACTCTGGTTATGGAACGAGCTGGCCGAAGCCTGCCCTGTCCTAGGATGCGAGTGCCATGCCTACAGACGTGAGGTCCCCATGCTGTGGCCACTGCTCCTCTCTGTCCCCACCTCTGCACCCTCAGCACCTGCCGATGCTTCgctctcctgctctctcccgGCTCCGTGGCTGCCTCTCCGGCCTCTGCCTGTACATCCATTCTGCAGAGCCTCTGAGCAGCCCCACAGGAGAAGGCCCAATAATGTGTGCTCTGGTTCACCATCTTCTTGATTTTCACCTTCTTCAACACAACAAAGTTGTGGGAAATCACAGATGGGATCACTACTATCCCACTTGATTCAGCCTTACAGCAGGGAGGCGCTCAAGGAGCTGTTTGGGAAGGCAGCACTGGAAATTCCAACTCACTTCTGCCAGGAAGTCAGCTAAAGGAACACCCTGTTTGTGCTGCGTGCAGGACCATTACACCTGCACTGGGACCATGCATCTGGATCGCTGGCTGGTTCTGTTCCTTGCCTTTACACTTGGGATGCAATACTTCCTCTGGCATCAGAAATGACAGCCTGGCCTTCCACGCCAAGTAGAGACAAGCAGGGCAGAGGAGTGCCAGCACTGCTGTACCAGACTTCCCTTTTGTGATCCATGTGGTCCCTCTGTGGGATTCTGgctgctggaaataaaactcCAGCTTGAGAAGAAGGTGGGAGTCTAAGACACAACCGCCACACAGCATGGTCCCGTGTTCTCACTTGAGGATGCTGCTCACCCCTTCTCCAGCAGATCTTTTGACACAAAATCATTTGTTTCACTTCCAGGGGCAGCAGAATGAGCTAGAGTGGCGCCAGGATGGAGATCGGATCCCAGTAGGACAAAGCTCCTCGATTTAAATGCTGGGAATGCTTGTCACCAAGACTTCTAGTATGTAGCAACAGTGCTTAAACAAATGAACGGACG
This genomic interval carries:
- the SIKE1 gene encoding suppressor of IKBKE 1 — protein: MSCTIEKVLTDARTLLERLKEHDTAAESLIDQSALLHRRVAAMREAGAPRAEKGPAERHEPRPPVLLTQENTQIRDLRRENRELWVSLEEHQDALELIMSKYRKQMLQLLQGRKGEDAEPVLRVHQANSLEIEGQIDRVCEMGEVMRKAVQVDDDQFFKVQEKLAQLELENKELRQLLSISKESFDVGREDLPDCEA